One Oncorhynchus keta strain PuntledgeMale-10-30-2019 chromosome 11, Oket_V2, whole genome shotgun sequence DNA window includes the following coding sequences:
- the LOC118390481 gene encoding LOW QUALITY PROTEIN: kinesin-like protein KIF20A (The sequence of the model RefSeq protein was modified relative to this genomic sequence to represent the inferred CDS: inserted 1 base in 1 codon): MALSLASPCGVLSNEEDGMAVFESTAADIGGRLNGVNLPELSIISPGLEHRPSIREKMLGKAGVARKGNGDEGSTDRVRVFLRIRPLTEGEKERGEEQGCVCVQNEESLMLKAPKDSQNMKCAERGVAQSVHKFSFSRIFGPETTQQDFYESTMKEMVRDVLRGESRLLYTYGVTNSGKTYTVQGVGREAGLLPRALVSVFRKLQGRLYGAMDLKPALYQEVRQLDAGEVRVEEIRRDSLLKEEGGMTSRMRDGTSTWDSGIGGLSITSHIATQLEDSDSVLLEPDSLSHSGGEDLEEGVQFSVWVAFYEIYNEFLYDLLETPPSLQPKKRATLRLSDDKQGNPYVKDLTWVQVRSAEEAWRVLRAGRRNQSFASTHLNHNSSRSHSIFSTRILHVLPEADRGQATRVSELSVCDLAGSERCKEQRNGERMKEANNINTSLHTLGRCIAALRHNQNNKPRAPQVVPFRDCKLTRVLQGFFCGRGRSSMVVNINPCASTYDETLQALKFSAIATQLVHGPSTKTRVAYILSLLREPQPHSNDSTLMEEDEDSDGEEGDITMFDSDALLRAIEVLKREVQRQREEKEVLEATIREQVFSEMMEVICGMEKDFSQTLETERALLEERFEDKINNLQKSLRRYYNQEIEERDEQIVALTAALAKGGVALAEPAPLPLFPPMALGGVSEGPAPRRSQRLASTTTGELSRVRAELDQCRAELLETKQELRCIQGQCTPPEPSDALTNTANRKLVEGQKNLRRLRLDLQKLCLNLQSGEKACCRNTDGERLRHALAAADGTLAKQDQTLVELQNGLLLVKADLRRKAECLAQMQXAPGSCKKRGCGAAAGNAENQPPEKRPFFLSLFPQRTPSRNKQGRREDQTTHYSRVLRSHLTPPSSPCPSGRYRVTKC; this comes from the exons AAAATGTTGGGGAAGGCTGGAGTGGCCAGAAAAGGCAACGGTGATGAGGGGAGCACTGACAGAGTGAGGGTGTTTCTGCGTATCCGCCCTCTgactgagggagagaaggaaagaggagaggaacag ggctgtgtgtgtgtgcaaaacgAAGAGAGCCTGATGCTCAAAGCCCCCAAAGACTCCCAGAACATGAAGTGTGCAGAGAGGGGAGTCGCCCAGAGCGTGCACAAATTCAGCTTCTCGCGG ATCTTTGGCCCGGAGACCACACAACAGGACTTCTATGAGAGCACAATGAAGGAGATGGTGAGAGACGTGCTTCGTGGCGAGAGCCGTCTCCTCTACACATACGGCGTCACCAACTCTGGCAAGACCTACACCGTTCAGG GAGTGGGTCGAGAGGCAGGCCTCCTTCCCAGAGCCCTGGTGTCTGTGTTCAGGAAGCTGCAGGGCCGCCTGTACGGGGCCATGGACCTCAAGCCTGCCCTCTACCAGGAGGTACGCCAGCTGGATGCCGGTGAGGTCCGGGTTGAGGAGATCCGCAGAGACTCTCTGCTCAAAGAG GAGGGTGGCATGACTTCTCGGATGCGTGACGGCACCAGTACCTGGGACAGCGGCATTGGTGGACTCTCCATAACCAGCCACATCGCCACCCAGCTAGAAG ACTCGGACAGTGTGTTGCTGGAGCCTGACAGCTTGTCCCACAGTGGAGGGGAGGACCTGGAGGAGGGAGTGCAGTTCTCTGTGTGGGTGGCCTTCTACGAGATCTACAACGAATTCCTGTACGACCTGCTGGAGACTCCGCCCTCCCTGCAGCCCAAGAAGAGGGCCACTCTGCGGCTGAGTGACGACAAGCAAGGGAACCCTTACGtgaaag ACCTCACCTGGGTGCAGGTCCGCAGTGCAGAGGAGGCTTGGAGAGTGCTCAGAGCTGGCCGGAGGAACCAGAGCTTTGCCAGCACTCACCTCAACCACAACTCCAGCCGCAGCCACAGCATCTTCTCCACCCGGATCCTGCACGTCCTCCCAGAGGCTGACCGGGGCCAGGCCACACGCGTAAGCGA gctgtctgtctgtgacctGGCTGGCTCAGAGCGTTGTAAAGAGCAGCGCAACGGGGAGCGGATGAAGGAGGCCAACAACATCAACACCTCCCTCCACACCCTGGGCCGCTGTATCGCTGCTCTGAGGCACAACCAGAACAACAA GCCACGAGCCCCTCAGGTGGTGCCGTTCAGAGACTGTAAACTGACCCGAGTGCTTCAGGGCTTCTTCTGCGGCCGCGGGCGGTCCAGTATGGTGGTCAACATCAACCCCTGTGCTTCGACCTACGACGAGACCCTCCAGGCCCTCAAGTTCTCTGCCATCGCCACACAG ctgGTCCATGGGCCGTCCACTAAAACCCGGGTGGCCTACATCCTGTCCCTGCTGCGGGAGCCCCAGCCTCACTCCAATGACAGCACTCTGATGGAGGAAGATGAGGACAGTGATGGTGAAGAGGGGGACATCACCATGTTCGATTCAGAT GCTCTGCTGCGGGCCATCGAGGTGCTGAAGAGGGAGGTGCAGCGCCAgcgggaggagaaggaggtgctGGAGGCCACCATCAGGGAGCAGGTGTTCTCTGAGATGATGGAGGTGATCTGTGGTATGGAGAAGGACTTCAGCCAgaccctggagacagagagggctcTGTTGGAGGAGAGGTTTGAGGACAAGATCAACAACCTGCAGAAAAGCCTCCGGAGATACTACAACCAGGAAATCGAG GAGCGTGATGAACAGATAGTGGCTCTGACTGCTGCCTTGGCGAAGGGAGGGGTAGCCCTAGCAGAGCCAgccccccttcccctcttcccacCCATGGCCCTGGGAGGAGTCTCGGAGGGACCCGCCCCCCGTCGCTCCCAGCGCCtggcctccacaaccacaggAGAGTTGAGCAGAGTGAGGGCTGAGCTGGACCAGTGTCGCGCCGAGCTGTTGGAGACAAAACAAG AGCTGAGGTGTATCCAGGGGCAGTGCACACCACCAGAGCCCTCAGACGCCCTGACCAACACTGCCAACCGCAAGCTGGTCGAGGGCCAAAAG AACCTGCGTCGGTTGCGTCTGGACCTGCAGAAGCTGTGTTTGAACCTGCAGTCTGGAGAGAAGGCTTGCTGCCGCAACACAGACGGGGAGAGGCTGCGCCATGCGCTCGCAGCTGCAGACGGCACACTGGCCAAACAG GACCAGACCTTGGTGGAGCTGCAGAACGGCCTGCTGCTGGTCAAGGCTGACCTGAGGAGGAAGGCAGAGTGCCTGGCCCAGATGC ATGCCCCCGGCTCCTGTAAGAAGAGGGGCTGTGGGGCAGCAGCAGGCAACGCGGAGAACCAGCCCCCAGAGAAAAgacccttcttcctctcccttttcccaCAACGCACCCCGTCACGAAACAAACAGGGACGCCGTGAGGATCAAACCACACACTACTCGCGGGTTCTGCGCTCCCACCTGACTCCTCCCTCTAGTCCCTGCCCCTCTGGCAGGTACAGGGTCACAAAGTGCTAA